GGCCTCGCGGTCGCGCATGAGCGACACGGCGGCAATGAGTTCCGCCTTGGAGCCGACCTCCAGGCCGTGATGATAGGTGGAGCCGAACTGGGCTATTTTTTCCACAACCTGCTGCTGCTGGTTGACCTTGATAGGAAAAACGCCGCGATACGAACCCGTGTAATTCAGACTTTTGATAGCCTTGCGGAATGATTCGTGGATATTGGCAATGCGCGAATCCAGAATGTTCTCCACGCGCAACAGCACGGGCATATCATACCCGCGCTCTTTCAGCCCGGCGATAACTTCCGGTATCGAAACCTGCGGCCCCTTGGGCCCCTGCGGACAAATCACAACTTCGCCCGCATCCGACACGTCAAAATACCCGGCACCCCAATTACGGATGCCGTACAGTTCGATGGAATCCTCCACCCGCCACTGCTGCAATGCGCGGTTTTTTGCCAATTCCTGCTCCTGGAGCGCCGCAAGGCGCATATATAATGGTGATTCAGCTCCGAAAATGGAGCTGTAGGCTGCCGCCGTTCAAAAAACGACCGCAGATGGTTGCACGAAAAATGCGGCGTAATTATGCCGTGACCGTGCCGAATGTCAATCATCGCAAAAAGGGCGGCAAGCGCAGATTGTTAGGTGCATGGCTAACTATCTTCTTGACGGCAGGTACTCCTTGCTTCATTTTTTTCACTTGCGCGCAACGGCCTGATGTCGGCTATTTCACTCTTACGGGGAACTCCATGAAACCAGCCCTAAATCCCCTTCCTCTCCTTCTGCTTTTTTTTCTGCTCGCCCTTGGGGCCTGCTCGCAGGACGACAGCAAAAAAAATGCTGTGCCGCCTGCTCCCGTGCGGGTTGAAGCCGTTACACGGGCTGATGTGCCGCGTCAGCTGCACGCTGTGGGCAATGTGCGGGCTTCCGCCTCTGTGGGCGTAAAGCCGCGTGTAACGGGCGAGATTCAGCAGGTTCACTTTACCGAAGGGCAGGATGTGCGCGAGGGCGACTCGCTTATCACCATTGACCCCCGCCCCTTTGAGGCCGCGCTGCGCGAAAAGAAGGGGCAACTTGCCAAATCGCAGGCGCAGCTTGCCAAAGCCCAGGACGACATGAGCCGTTACGGCAAGCTGGTGGGGGGCGGCTACGTAAGCCGCGATGCCTATGAGAAGACCGCGACCGATGCGGCGGCCCTGCGCGCCACGGTGCAGTCTGACAAGGCAGCCGTAGAAAGCGCTGCTCTTGATCTCAGCTACTGCACGGTGGTGGCTCCCATCAGCGGGCGCGTGGGCGCGCTCAATGTGGACAAAGGCAACATGGTCAAATCGGCTGACGCCACAGTTATTGTCAGCATAGACACGCTTTCGCCCATTTATGTGGGCTTTTCTGTGCCAGAGGTGCACCTGCCTGTCATTATAGAACAGATGGCGCGAGCAACGGTGCCGGTTTCCGCAACGCCTGCCGGGGGCGCGGCGGAAAAGGGCTTTCTCACCCTTGTGGACAATACGGTGGACACGCGCACCGGCACCATCCGGCTGCGCGCCACCTTTGAAAACAGTCAGCGCCGTCTGTGGCCGGGGCAGTTTGTGCAGGTGGAGTTGCCGCTGGGCATGGCCGCCGGGGCGCTGACCGTGCCCACACGGGCCGTGCAGTCTGGCAGGGAAGAATCCTACGTGTACGTGGTGGATAAGGACAGCCGAGCCAGCTACCGCAAGGTGAGGCCGCTGTTTGAATACGCTGACCATACGGTTGTGGACGGTGAGGTGGCCGAAGGCGACAAAATTGTGGTGGATGGTCAGGTGCGGCTGGCTCCGGGCCTGATGGTCAAAATCATGGACTAAAATTTTGCGAAAGCAAACCAGAGCCGCGCACAACGGCCTGATATTTGCATATTTTCGGGCAATACCAACAGGCGGTCAATTTTTCCACATGGCCGCCGCGCGCTCAAGCGCGAGTGCAATGACGCAGCACTGCGTCAAGCCTGAGGAGAAGCCCGATGGAACTGGAATTCCGTTTTCGCAATAATGATCTGGGGCCTGTTTTTCCTACCTTTCAGGAAAGGGTCAACTCCATGCTGCCCGTGAACAGGGCAGAAAGTACCCCAGCGGCCCCGGCGGCGCCCGCTGACGATGACGTCAGCACCTCAGCAGCGCCGGTTCTGGAACAGACTGTTCCCGGCACTCCGCACATGCTCAATTCTGATGAAATGCGC
The Desulfovibrio sp. genome window above contains:
- a CDS encoding efflux RND transporter periplasmic adaptor subunit; translation: MKPALNPLPLLLLFFLLALGACSQDDSKKNAVPPAPVRVEAVTRADVPRQLHAVGNVRASASVGVKPRVTGEIQQVHFTEGQDVREGDSLITIDPRPFEAALREKKGQLAKSQAQLAKAQDDMSRYGKLVGGGYVSRDAYEKTATDAAALRATVQSDKAAVESAALDLSYCTVVAPISGRVGALNVDKGNMVKSADATVIVSIDTLSPIYVGFSVPEVHLPVIIEQMARATVPVSATPAGGAAEKGFLTLVDNTVDTRTGTIRLRATFENSQRRLWPGQFVQVELPLGMAAGALTVPTRAVQSGREESYVYVVDKDSRASYRKVRPLFEYADHTVVDGEVAEGDKIVVDGQVRLAPGLMVKIMD